From the genome of Malus domestica chromosome 04, GDT2T_hap1, one region includes:
- the LOC103433000 gene encoding cyclin-dependent kinase F-4-like: MDKFWITKQLGGGSFGTVFEAQHQPTGEVVAVKYLRETFSSFEQCLSLPEVQSLSKLRHPNIVQLKDVIFENDSAFLVFEYMQSSLLDLMMKRRTKFTEEEVRSICFQMFQGLAYMHRNGYFHRDLKPANVLVKDGGRVVKIADLGSAKEIDSPPPYTDYVTTRPYRAPEVLLRSGLYGPKVDMWAMGAIIAEMFSFRPLFPGESADDQMFKICSVIGSPTWESWPEGQLLAQNLNYQFPKIGGVGLSAMIPSASRSAIQLISSLCSWDPSARPTAAEALRHPFFVGNYKIPRAIPLRQSNILPASNSLIFA; the protein is encoded by the coding sequence ATGGACAAGTTTTGGATTACTAAGCAACTAGGCGGTGGTTCTTTCGGAACGGTATTTGAGGCGCAGCACCAACCGACGGGTGAAGTCGTTGCAGTCAAGTATCTGAGGGAGACATTCAGTTCCTTTGAGCAGTGCCTAAGCCTACCGGAAGTTCAGTCCCTTTCCAAGCTCAGGCACCCCAACATTGTCCAGTTGAAGGATGTCATCTTCGAAAACGATTCTGCATTCCTTGTCTTCGAGTATATGCAGAGCAGTCTGCTTGATCTTATGATGAAAAGGCGAACCAAATTCACCGAGGAAGAAGTTAGAAGCATCTGCTTTCAGATGTTTCAGGGCCTGGCTTATATGCACAGAAACGGCTATTTCCACCGTGATTTGAAGCCCGCTAATGTGTTGGTTAAGGATGGTGGGCGTGTGGTCAAGATTGCAGATTTGGGTTCGGCTAAGGAGATTGATTCACCTCCTCCCTATACAGACTACGTCACTACTCGTCCGTATCGTGCTCCTGAGGTGTTGCTTCGGTCAGGCTTGTATGGTCCTAAGGTCGATATGTGGGCAATGGGTGCCATCATAGCGGAGATGTTTTCATTCCGGCCTCTATTTCCCGGTGAAAGTGCTGATGATCAGATGTTCAAGATTTGCAGTGTTATAGGCAGTCCCACTTGGGAGTCATGGCCAGAGGGACAGCTTCTTGCCCAAAACTTGAACTATCAGTTTCCAAAAATTGGCGGGGTTGGTCTATCTGCGATGATTCCTTCTGCAAGCAGATCTGCCATCCAGCtgatttcttccctttgttcttGGGACCCTTCCGCGAGGCCTACTGCTGCTGAGGCACTACGGCATCCTTTCTTCGTTGGCAACTACAAGATTCCACGAGCCATCCCTTTGAGACAAAGCAATATCCTGCCTGCATCAAATTCTCTTATTTTCGCCTAG